From the genome of Candidatus Poribacteria bacterium, one region includes:
- a CDS encoding 4-hydroxy-tetrahydrodipicolinate synthase: MFEGSFVALVTPFKDDESLDETKLKELIEFQIDGGTHGIVPCGTTGESPSLSEEEHDRVIELTVETVNGRVPIIAGTGSNSTARTLRATEHAKAAGADAALIVTPYYNKPNQQGLYAHYMKIADSVDIPIIIYNVPPRCGTDILSDTVAQLAEHPNIVGLKEATGELKRSSELVSMCPDDFVVLSGDDINTLPILSVGGKGVISVVANVAPADIAETCNAFKAGNIELARKLHYKTMQLAVDLFIETNPIPAKTALMLMGKLNGKLRLPLAPLTPANQETLRQTLKDAGLIS; encoded by the coding sequence ATGTTTGAAGGATCCTTTGTCGCACTTGTGACACCATTCAAAGATGACGAATCCCTTGATGAAACCAAACTTAAAGAGCTAATCGAATTCCAGATCGATGGGGGCACACACGGCATCGTTCCCTGCGGCACGACCGGTGAATCTCCCTCCCTTTCAGAGGAGGAGCATGACCGTGTGATAGAACTCACGGTTGAGACAGTGAATGGTCGTGTGCCAATCATCGCAGGAACAGGCTCCAATTCGACGGCGCGGACCTTGCGAGCGACGGAGCACGCAAAAGCCGCCGGTGCCGATGCTGCGCTCATCGTAACGCCGTACTATAACAAACCTAACCAACAGGGATTGTACGCGCATTACATGAAAATTGCCGACAGCGTTGACATCCCGATTATTATCTATAATGTTCCCCCTCGTTGTGGGACAGACATTCTTTCGGACACCGTTGCTCAACTCGCTGAACACCCGAATATTGTCGGACTCAAAGAGGCAACCGGCGAACTCAAGCGCTCCAGTGAATTGGTGTCGATGTGCCCTGACGATTTTGTCGTGCTGTCGGGCGATGATATCAATACCTTGCCGATCCTCTCTGTCGGTGGAAAGGGCGTAATCTCGGTTGTTGCGAATGTGGCTCCCGCTGATATTGCTGAGACGTGCAACGCCTTCAAAGCAGGTAATATTGAACTCGCTCGAAAACTCCACTACAAAACTATGCAGTTGGCGGTGGACCTCTTTATTGAGACCAATCCCATCCCTGCGAAGACAGCCCTTATGCTGATGGGGAAACTCAACGGTAAGCTGCGGCTGCCACTTGCGCCACTCACACCTGCCAATCAGGAGACGTTGCGTCAAACATTGAAGGACGCAGGTTTGATTAGCTAG